The Helianthus annuus cultivar XRQ/B chromosome 11, HanXRQr2.0-SUNRISE, whole genome shotgun sequence region CAAAGTATCTGACAGTGCAAGCATCCTTAAACTCCTGGCTcttgcatcttcagactcccctttacTAGCAAACTCCCCCTTGAGTTGTGTTGGGATCGTAGACTTGCTTTCACAGGATcaggatcgtgacctggctctctTCTCAGAATCAGAATCCTAGctatcctgcacatcctctacctcacaataagatttacaaattttacaatttgacAAATTTTATTCTTTGCTTACCACTTGTTGAAATAACACTccaaatgatttaacatttaaaaaaaaaaactctgatGTACCACATGTATGAAAACAtctttttcaaacaaactcttcccaaacctgttcgtctTGTCCAGctcttggaattttgaaaataagcttttcatcatcagttgtcaaaaatctttttgtattttcaaaactttatgctaaaacacactgaaaatctttttggatttttgcttTTAAATAaatgtagtaaagaaatatttacagacaatatttttgtgagcttgtgtaagaggatcatatcagtttttgagacaaaatcactaacaccattaagcttcaaACATTTTAAGgtttaaacgattcacttagattgtcagtatactggtccacttaaattttcacacaaagttcaactgatccgagatacgagattaatgttttaagcacttaaacttattcgcgtgtcccacctcagaatatactctcatatccagatcccaatattcagtcttacaggtgattatacctagatgatatctgtaaaagggtaaatgcgaggccatgagagctcaggttagaacttccgtttgtacagagagatgatggctcgacttttggtgggttccctttagagaatcttttcttcaacagcacatgattagcattttgcaatgtttcatcattttttatgctgagggtggtgcttttatttcaagcaagtgaaaagtattatacggggactaggccattgcttctgcaaaatcagaagtcccaggataataccccagatatcattaagcataaagacctagtatctcagaaagagggatctttcaaacaagatttcgggggttacccatatatccgagagatgttccccacaaaataagcaagtattgatatttaagtttatatctcaaaaacaatttactaaatgtacaaaaacctacgggcacatcctcagtgagattgtttatcacttttgactttacaattctttagcgtgttgtgatagtccactaatgtactatcatttcctctttataCAACAagactcatttttgaatttttatcatgtttttggctttttcaaattttctaatgtttttggattttctgaaatttcttactccccctaaaattcaaaaccatctaaagaaaatttgaaaacaaactgtacaagtaaaatgacaactgttgagaattgcttcaattcgccatccacttgccttaaacaatcagaactccccctttcaacaaactattttcccattaagatttcaaacacttaagtttgttttaatcaaaatggtttttctggaaaataagtttcgTTGAATTTACCACATGTAAAAATTTGGAGTTCAattcatcatttttttataaCCACTTCTTGAATGAGGATTAATTCaggttcaacttaatgaccctgaTAACCTCTTGCAAATGAAAACCTCTTTtcaccacttgtaggttcactcATCAACCCAACCACTTGAAATATAACAGTTTTCAAGAATAACTTCCACATATAGGTcaaaatatcacagttaccaacctgtgaatttctcaagaaagatgccgattcctactccccaattaccaacctgggagtttcggcaagtcaggatttcaaGTTGTAAATgctgtcacccaagcctgaccaaccttgggtgattttgactcacatctatcccaccatcttttttatttgtaaaattcTTTGGCACTATTTACCTTaccatcaaccatcttcccaaagatatgtttaacatttccattaaacgctttttcagcatcaaattctttttgTTCAGCAAAGAATTTATCTGAAATCTCAAACCTAccttttgatttcagattttctgcccgcaatggtggaaagttaacATCATCCAATGGCGGAATagtattttcaacatttttttcaacatatagctcctctgattttattgaatcagattcatcactagaactttcatctgaacttttgacaacccatttttgtttgtttaaatcgacttttcttttgtaaaaacgttttgaaacaTCACCAGTCTCGAAAGTCGAATTTTCAAACACCTTAGATTTCTCAGTTGGTTGTTTCTTCTCTTCAACATGTATTTCTTTCAATTTTGAATTAaaagagactccctgttttgtgttgttggactgttggcaattccaagcaatgtgtccaatcTTGTGACATTTGAAACATTTTCTTCTTTCAAATCTTTGCTCGGATCTCATCATcatattctttttcttttcagcgagaaactcttgatttgactgtctccagaaagatttcttctcttcttccactgaacttgtacctgaaacaaatttagtttttggtttataacttttctcatttttatgattttctgggggaatgaaacctaaacctttctttttgtaattaccattatggtttggtctcttttgaaaaccataaccagaattataacccattttcttgtttgctctttgtttaattcttgaagtgtactttttagattttccagaaagatttatatcttttattttagaaatattaatttctgttaatttgaaaacttgtttgatctgttcagttttgacacttcttattggaaattccttatcagaaaataatttgtcagaatcatttaaagtatatgctactttaaacatttcgtcattcaaattagattttgataacaggaattctttattgtaaacccgtttgactgGTGAATTCGGACTTTTTTCTGatgaactcgaactttcagatttagactccgactttgactcttcatccatatccaacacctgatcgaccactttctttaacaactcagactcatgatcagtgtcagacgctgtgaatgtaacatcaatgttgtctggtaactcatcaatggtttcagactttaactttatgtTGAGAGCCTTATTTAAACGTTCCTCATTCggatttctgggagaataactttcatagattgggggcggacacttgttatatttgacactttgtttcttaccagtatccgtgtCCTCTGTCTTTTTATCTTGaaaggcttcaagacctgcaacagtaggataaactctgtcaatcaaataatcacacgtTTTATAACTCAACAACAATCGTTTGATTCTTTCACTCTCTACCTTTTCAAGTTCCAGATCATGCTTAAGCtttgcacaatcttcaatatactcattgatgaccttCTGCTTTGTCATTAATGTTGAGCTCATCATTGTCATAGCAGCATCAACTTCTAAATTTGTCTTTTTCAGACCATCaactgttctgttcaacacatcatatgattctttcacgtaCTTCACATCAGACGACAGATTTTCTTTTAACTCTTCAAGTTCATGaatcttcttgtctttctcctcacaaTTTTTGCAAGATTCCAGACATTTCAGACAAGGTTttatgacttcaacaatcttttcaacctcgatgatcttctcaacttcgacgaTTTTTTCAAATATTTTTTCGACCTCCACAATTTTCTCAACCATTTTCTCCACTGTCTTTTCAACTTCATTcggttcttcatcaaattttAATTCTGCTTCCCATCCTTCAACTTCGACCTTTTCCATCGAATTCTCTTCAACTTCTGTTTCTTCagcttcttttttatttttcttcaGCTATCTTTCTTGCTTCTAGCTCTCTCTTCAATCTGGCAGCTTTCTTCtcattcagcatctcaactttatctgcaaagaaataataaaaactatCAGAATCCAGACCTTTTCTAGCTTTATTAagatattcttcttcatcatcagtaTCTGCATCACTTCCAAACTCAGGAAAAATCGGGATTCTTTTCGGACTAGATTTGACTTCTTCTTCTTCCAGAATTCTAGCAACAAGACCTGAATCtggtggaatgtatttgtcccaactaaaaccctctgccactttttcatcatcttgatttacaagatatgctttcttctttccatcttcaatagcacgggatgatgatggttgttgttcaatttgatgaaaaaatggatttttgataataattgttctttcCAGACTGATCTTGTCTTCCGTTTGCTTCTTTGTTTTTGCACTcacgtttaaaatgacctttttctCGACAACAAAAACAcgtaacctttgatttgtcgaACCCTATCGGAGATTTAGACAATTCACTAAACTCATCTCTACCGGTGATTTGTTGAAACTTTTCTGCTTTTCTAACAGCActggctaaacaccacttgaCATCCATCAATTCATgatcctcagcatcaatttggtcataatcctctttggtgagcatcggatttccaatttttccagcaactaaactttcatatgattccaacatagcaacaagtgatgccatgtgttgcttagctatttctggagaaagattttgaccattttgaatattcaatgtaacattgcattgcaTTGCAGATTCGTTGAATTCTGTCGTTGAGGACTTGGTGTTGTACaatttggatcaaagcttgaataCGAAGATGAATGTCCACCGCTCTGAGTTATAGTACTACTCTTTGTTCCAGAAGAACTATCAGCACTGAAACCAGTCTGAATCTTTGGACTTGGAGTAACTTCAAATTTATTTCCTCTGTAGTATAAactgacatcttgttgagcatttggattaCTCATGATTGATGTTTTCTGGATATCCAACTCATGCtcttcaatcttctgaataaACTTTGCTAAATTCATACTCTAAGATTTTCTCATGTGTTTTAAGATCAACAAATAAGTTCCCCATTTGTTCTAAGGTAATGCATCggctagcttatcaacccattcatcgtcGTCTTTCTTTATGcccaatcttcccatttccataaccagatgacaatatctatcaatggtcattttttttgtttcattttcaaaagctacaaacatgtcaaatgatttctttagtaaagccttttttttctttatcatatcagcacttcccttaaacttgttaatcaatgctgtccaaattgatctagcagtaccCTCATGTTGGAGCAAgacaaagatatcttctttaactgcttgttgAAGAATGCTAATAATCATTTTTTCACTTGTATATTTCAATTTTTCACCATCTGAATAGTCACTAAAAGCTTTTTCAAGCCCACGTTCATTTTTCAGTTTCTCATAATCTACTTCTAACGAGcaccatgcatcaaacttgtaagcttgcacccagttttcaaaccgatttTGCGATCCTctaaaatcttcaatgtacataaGCTTCGGTGGTTTTTGATAAGTTCCTGTCTCATTCTCACTGTAAACAGTTTCAGCAGCTGTAACAGGAGCAACTggtgtagcaaacgcattgtaaaattcttcttccatgattcaaTAACCTGTATCACAAAGTCACAAAGTTCAAATAACAATgagatttcacacgaaatgagaATACACACGGAATGATATACTGATACGAAATCAGATTGGTGCGAAATAAggattttcaaacgaaatcaattTTGGTGCGAAATAGTCTTTTCAAACGAGATCAACTTTCACACGAAATAGCAGTTTCAAACGGAATAGACATCTGGTACGAAATGACCCTCAAATGAGATACAACTgactgatttcgtgcgaaatgaagtcTAAGaactgatttcgtgcgaaatgaatcTCAGGAcggtgatttcgtgcgaaatgaaactCAAGAAGTTGATTTTGTACGAAATACAgaggtgatttcgtgcgaaatgaaataACAACTTCACACGAAATAGTCTATTTCGCGCGAAATACTGCTGACATCATCATGATCGATCTGATATTTGataaattgacaaagttttaagccgaattaaggtccaatactttcaaggattcattaaaacacaGTTCCGCGTGTAATATGTGAGATTTAATCCATTTTGaccgtaaaaacttgttaattttgaaaaagaaggtgtacaAGTCAGAAATTATggctgttttggcaagaactcttcctcctgagctctgataccacttgtaggatagTGAGACGATCAAAACGAGTCTATTAGAAGAGTTCTCGGtctaatcagaggcggaattcattgatcaGACTTTGtaacagcttgattcactcttaattgtcttgttttattgatataacaCGTTTACAGATCAGTagacacgtcggcagcacttcggtaccggaaacatgAACCTTACAAATGAATTCGCATGAGGGGTATATATAGTGGTGGTGGTTTCACACAAAATAGGCAGAAAGTCATTTCATGCGAACTGACCTGGTTTCTATTTCGTAAGAAATAGCTaaatgctatttcgtgcgaaatcaaacattcacacacaaaccctagatttctcgtactacgtgccctgatctaacctttctattacaagactcgatacaagacgaagtcgacagacgtatgcaccaacacatatgagtattatgaagaacaaagttacgACCCTtgtccatcatatgcttacaatgaggaacaatggtgtgaaccatctacttcatatgagtattatgaggaaccaaggatcgaacttcCGAATTCAAGCTTTGGGAATCCCGATCCTTACTCCATCACCAACATAACCGATAAGATAacagaacacattaaaactatcgaacgttgcataaaagaatcccgcgcaagggaagaggagtccatCGCAAAGGAAGAATTAACTtgtaataaagaagagatagttgaaaatgtgaaaatggaagaacaaataagtgaaaagccgacacatgagttaaacaacgaaaaaggtgagtccaacaatgttaaaattcaagaagagtctaattttaaagaaattaatctcttgtcgcATTCTTTCGAAAAACATTGTTTAGTGCCCAcgcatgctaagtttttaaaagaattaaacactaacactaaaattgacgaaacagTAAGCATTaggttaacaaatgatcaaacggcactaataaaagaagacccatttgaaattaacatcacagcggttccatgttttttttcaaaattcctttattagtatataacaattgataaagatctttgtgttaacataatgcctaactacattttcgaaaaattaagtattggtgatttttctccacttcaaatacccatttttctatctaattgGAGAATAATAAAGTCAATaggggtagttgaggatgtcttggtccaaacaaatcaaatggtaatcccaaccgactttgtcatcctcgatgacgctcctctaatgttgggacgaccttttgtaaaaacccacgaagctttgaaagATCGGAAGCACAACaatctatctattcaattaggggcatttaaaaagagtgtcgatcttgagcgttcaatgaaatatccattcggcaataatgaccccctaattgaagatgaagatgaaccacccgatacaagagaagaaattgaccactttgttgaagaagaggtcgtcatagaacaaacttttataGTTCTTGAtaaaaatgagcaaccaaataaggagtctccaaAAGACCCACCTCTtcagctcaaagaacttccgaaaggtttggaatatgcttttctagacaaagatggtaaattacctgtaattatttcatctaaattatctagcttagaaaaagaaaaactaaTTACAATTTTTAAAAACACAAACGTTCGATCGCATGGAAACTTGTAGATATcaagggaataagtccttccatgtgcatgcacaaaattttaataaatgatgactacaaatcggtgatacaaccacaacgtagagtaaatctaaatgtccaagaagtggttaaaaatgaggtcatcaaattacttgacgccggactcatttacccaatctctgatagtccttgggtaagtaccgtacaagtagttccaaagaaaggaggtatgacggtaataactaacaaaaaaatgaattaataccaatgagaaccgtcacaggatggcgagtgtgtatagattatcattgattaaatgaagcaacaaggaaagatcaccttcctttacccttcattgatcaaatgttagaaagattatcccgtcataaattttattgcttcttggatggtttttcaggttactttcaaataccgatagcacccgaagaccaagaaaagacaacgtttacatgtccctatggaacttttgcttatcgacgcatgccattcgacCTATGCAATGCCCCTGCAaccttccaacgttgcatggtggccatcttccatgacatgatagaaaagactatggaagtcttcatggacgacttttctatctttggagattcatacaaccaatgcctcgataaccttctGTAGAGTAGTCTCCGTATCAGTCCATGGGCTAAGGCGCAATTGCCTTCTTAGAGCCAGTAACTTCGTACTGAAAATTGGAGAAAAAAGAGTGACAGAGGCATCTTCCATTCATCTCGATTTTGGTTTTTCTGCACCATATTTTGATCTCCCTTTTCTTCGATCCGGAATTCCCAACAAATCCTTGACTCCTCGAATACAATGGGATTTCACACCTGGCGAATCTTTCACTCTACATCCTCTTATTAAGACTATAGAATGTTCCTGCGAATTATGACCTTCGCCCGGAATGTGAGCAAATATATCATGTCGATTGCTCAACCGTACTTTGGCTATCTTACGTGGAGCTGAATTAGGTTTTTTCGGTGTTCTCGTTGGTACACGcccgaacgaatgctatcccgatgtgaggaaactaacctcgcccttaactgggaaaaatgccatttcatggtaac contains the following coding sequences:
- the LOC110888388 gene encoding ribosomal protein S12, mitochondrial — translated: MESYLDVVRSRGDVEILQKNCLNQRHSFGRVPTRTPKKPNSAPRKIAKVRLSNRHDIFAHIPGEGHNSQEHSIVLIRGCRVKDSPGVKSHCIRGVKDLLGIPDRRKGRSKYGAEKPKSR